The genomic stretch TACCGCTCTCATTTGCCCTTCTTGGACGTGACGGTCACGTTGAGTGGTTTGTTAACGACAACAAGCTCAGCGCCCTGCCTGAAGATGTGCGCAATGCGTTTAGCATTGCACCACAGAACGCCTTTGTCGAACGCTGCCAGCAGATTGCTGAAGGCAAGCGGGTGATGGTTGATGCAGATTCCGCGCCGGTTGCCCTGCGCTTCGCCATTGAACCACGCGGAGAAATTGTCTGGCGGACCGACCCTATCACCCTGATGAAAGCCACCAAAAACCCGGTCGAGCTGGCAGGCTATCGCGAGTGCCATCACCGGGACGGTGCCGCGTGGGTTAACTTCCTCGCCTGGCTGAGCCGTGAAGTGCCGCTGCGCGAGGCGGCTGGGCAACCGCTAACCGAGCTGGACGCTCAGGCGCAGCAGCTTGCGTTCCGTCAACAGCAGCCTGGGTTCATCGAGCAGAGTTTTGCGACCATCTCCGCCTCTTCGAGCAATGCGGCGATGTGCCACTATCATTCGAGCGAGGCCAGCAATAAGCCTATCGGCTATAACCATTTTTACCTGAACGATTCCGGCGGCCAGTATGCTAACGGCACCACCGACGCCACGCGCACGCTGGCGTGGGGTCAGGTCGATCCGCAGCAGCGCCTGCACTACACTGCCGTGCTGAGAGGCTTCCTGTCGCTCATTACCCTGCAGTTCCCTTCCGGGACTCAGGGGCATCAGTTGGATGCGTTTGCGCGTCGCCCGCTGTGGGAGATGGGGCTGGATTACGATCACGGCACGGGGCACGGCGTGGGGCACCAGCTGCTGATCCACGAGAACCCGCATCGCATCGCCAAAAAGGTCAACCCGTGGCCGCTGGTGGCGGGCAATATCATGACTATCGAGCCGGGCTACTATCTGGGTGATAGCCACGGTATTCGCATTGAAAACCAGGTGGAGATTGTGGAGAGCCGTCCGGGGTTCTGCAAATTTGCCTCGCTGACGCTGATCCCGATCGACTTAAGTCAGGTTGAGCTGCATCTGCTGAGCGAGCAGGAAAAGCAGTGGCTGGATGAATATCATCAGCAGGTACGGAAGGCATTGTCACCGCTGGTGGATAGCGATGCGCGTGAGTGGCTGGTTGAGGCGACGGCGCCGATTGGTGTGTAATTTCGTGCGGTCTGGTGCCCTCACCCCAACCCTCTCCCACGGGAGAGGGTGCAAACACTAAAAACGGCAACAAGGTTGCCGTTTTGCATTTTGCCTTGCGCAGAAAAGCAAAAAGCCTGCTTTAAAAGCAGGCTTTTTAAATTTGGCTCCTCTGACTGGACTCGAACCAGTGACATACGGATTAACAGTCCGCCGTTCTACCGACTGAACTACAGAGGAATCGTGTGAACGGGGCGCATATTATCGATGCTCCCCCGGGATGTCAAAGGCAGAATGCACATTTCCGATCGTTTGCCGAATTATTCTCCACTTCGCGCAATTGTCAGGCATTTTTCCGCGGATATTTCCACAGCCAGCGCCCGCTGACCATCCGCCAGTAGAACAGCGCGCCCCGCACGGCCCAGTCGAGGAACATCCCCAGCCAGACGCCGACCACACCCCATCCGAGCATCACCCCGAGCGTATACCCCACGACAACGCGACATCCCCACATGCCGAGCATCGATACCCACATCGCAAAGCGGGCATCGCGCGCCCCCTTAAGCCCGGCGGGTAGTACCCATGAGGCTGCCCAGATGGGCATAAAGGCCGCGTTGAGCCAGATGAGGATCTTAACAACCTCTTTAACGTCGTCTTCGTGGGTATAGAACGAAGCCATCAGCCCGGCAAACGGCGCAGTTCCCCAGGCGATCAGCGTTAGCCCAATGGTCGACAGCCAGAACACGTGCCGCAGCTGCCGCTCCGCCTGGCCTATCTGCCCTTTCCCGAGCCGCTTACCCGTAATAATGGTGGACGCTGAACCCAGCGCGTTACCCGGCAGGTTAATCAGCGAGGCAATAGAGAAGGCGATAAAGTTACCGGCGATAACGTCGGTCCCCATCCCGGCGACAAACATCTGCGTGAGCAACTTCCCGCCGTTGAATAACACCGATTCTATGCTCGCGGGAATGCCAATCCCCATCACTTCCCAGATAATGGCGAAATTAAAGGGACGGAAATAGCTTTTCAGCGTCAGACGCAGCGAGGGGGTAATCCCGGCCATCAGCACCCCGATGATGGCTGCCGCACCGATAT from Enterobacter dykesii encodes the following:
- the emmdR gene encoding multidrug efflux MATE transporter EmmdR, which translates into the protein MEFQLFSLRSILNVTASLRQAITRTPWYAKRKSYRVLFWREITPLAVPIFLENTCVLLMGVLSTFLVSWLGKEAMAGVGLADSFNMVVISFFAAIDLGTTVVVAFSLGKLDPKRAREAARQSLMIMTIFSIVLAAVIHYFGKEIIDFVAGEATNEVKDLALTYLEMTVISYPAAAIALIGSGALRGAGNTKIPLLINGGMNILNIIISSVLIYGVFSWEGLGFVGAGLGLTISRYIGAAAIIGVLMAGITPSLRLTLKSYFRPFNFAIIWEVMGIGIPASIESVLFNGGKLLTQMFVAGMGTDVIAGNFIAFSIASLINLPGNALGSASTIITGKRLGKGQIGQAERQLRHVFWLSTIGLTLIAWGTAPFAGLMASFYTHEDDVKEVVKILIWLNAAFMPIWAASWVLPAGLKGARDARFAMWVSMLGMWGCRVVVGYTLGVMLGWGVVGVWLGMFLDWAVRGALFYWRMVSGRWLWKYPRKNA
- a CDS encoding aminopeptidase P family protein, with product MSSTSPLSALRHWLEASHLDGMIVPRADAWQSEYCAPYDEKLAWLTGFDGSAGVALVLKNKALLFVDGRYQVQARVQVNLGEIEIHHLHNEPLAQWLAENVDAGTRIGFDPLLMTNAEFEQLSATPCELVPLKASPFDTLWTDRPAGPTGLIREMPVDHSGERSADKRQRVAAVLAANNVDYLAVTLPDNIAWLLNVRGADIPYSPVPLSFALLGRDGHVEWFVNDNKLSALPEDVRNAFSIAPQNAFVERCQQIAEGKRVMVDADSAPVALRFAIEPRGEIVWRTDPITLMKATKNPVELAGYRECHHRDGAAWVNFLAWLSREVPLREAAGQPLTELDAQAQQLAFRQQQPGFIEQSFATISASSSNAAMCHYHSSEASNKPIGYNHFYLNDSGGQYANGTTDATRTLAWGQVDPQQRLHYTAVLRGFLSLITLQFPSGTQGHQLDAFARRPLWEMGLDYDHGTGHGVGHQLLIHENPHRIAKKVNPWPLVAGNIMTIEPGYYLGDSHGIRIENQVEIVESRPGFCKFASLTLIPIDLSQVELHLLSEQEKQWLDEYHQQVRKALSPLVDSDAREWLVEATAPIGV